One window of Enterobacter sp. RHBSTW-00175 genomic DNA carries:
- the nadB gene encoding L-aspartate oxidase yields the protein MNTTPELTCDVLIIGSGAAGLSLALRLAKNQKVIVLSKGPMSEGSTFYAQGGIAAVFDETDSIASHVEDTLIAGAGIVDAHAAEFVASNARHCVQWLIDQGVLFDTQIQPNGEESYHLTREGGHSHRRILHAADATGKEVETTLVSKALGHPNIQVLERSNAVDLIISDKIGLPGTRRVVGAWVWNRNKEKVETCQAKAVVLATGGASKVYQYTTNPDIASGDGIAMAWRAGCRVANLEFNQFHPTALFHPQARNFLLTEALRGEGAYLKRPDGSRFMPDFDARGELAPRDIVARAIDHEMKRLGVDCMYLDISHKPADFIRQHFPMIYEKLLSLGIDLTRDPVPIVPAAHYTCGGVMVDDHGRTDVDGLYAIGEVSYTGLHGANRMASNSLLECLVYGWSASEDIIKRMPYARPTAHLPAWDESRVENPDELVVIQHNWHELRLFMWDYVGIVRTTKRLERALRRITMLQQEIDEYYANFRVSNNLLELRNLVQVAELIVRCAMMRKESRGLHYTLDYPDQLAESGPSVLSPGAHINK from the coding sequence ATGAACACAACACCAGAACTGACGTGTGACGTACTGATTATTGGCAGCGGCGCTGCAGGATTATCTTTGGCGCTTCGCCTGGCTAAAAATCAGAAAGTTATCGTATTGAGTAAAGGGCCAATGAGCGAAGGCTCAACCTTTTATGCACAAGGCGGTATTGCCGCCGTGTTTGATGAAACTGACAGCATCGCTTCCCATGTGGAAGATACGCTGATTGCCGGGGCGGGGATCGTGGATGCGCACGCCGCCGAATTTGTCGCCAGCAATGCACGCCACTGCGTTCAGTGGCTCATCGATCAGGGTGTGTTATTCGATACGCAGATCCAGCCAAACGGTGAAGAGAGTTATCACCTTACCCGTGAAGGTGGACACAGCCACCGCCGCATCCTCCACGCAGCGGATGCAACCGGTAAAGAAGTTGAAACCACGCTGGTCAGTAAAGCCCTGGGCCACCCGAACATTCAGGTACTGGAACGCAGCAATGCGGTCGACCTTATTATTTCCGATAAGATTGGACTGCCTGGTACGCGCCGCGTGGTGGGCGCCTGGGTCTGGAATCGCAATAAAGAGAAAGTCGAAACCTGCCAGGCGAAAGCCGTTGTGCTGGCAACAGGCGGCGCATCCAAAGTTTATCAATACACCACAAACCCGGATATCGCCTCAGGTGATGGCATTGCCATGGCCTGGCGCGCTGGCTGCCGGGTGGCGAACCTGGAATTTAACCAGTTCCATCCAACAGCCTTATTCCACCCGCAGGCGCGTAACTTCTTACTGACTGAAGCCCTGCGCGGCGAAGGTGCTTACCTGAAACGCCCGGATGGTTCGCGTTTTATGCCGGACTTTGATGCCAGAGGCGAACTCGCCCCACGTGATATCGTTGCGCGAGCCATCGACCACGAGATGAAACGTCTTGGTGTTGATTGTATGTATCTGGATATTAGCCATAAACCGGCTGATTTCATTCGCCAGCACTTCCCGATGATTTACGAAAAACTGCTGAGCCTGGGAATTGATCTCACCCGCGACCCGGTTCCTATTGTTCCCGCGGCACACTATACCTGTGGCGGCGTCATGGTTGACGATCACGGTCGTACCGACGTTGACGGCCTGTATGCCATTGGCGAAGTAAGCTACACAGGGTTGCATGGGGCAAACCGCATGGCGTCTAACTCGCTGCTCGAATGCCTGGTCTACGGGTGGTCAGCATCGGAAGATATTATTAAGCGGATGCCTTATGCACGCCCGACGGCGCACTTGCCGGCCTGGGACGAAAGCCGCGTTGAGAACCCGGATGAGCTGGTTGTCATCCAGCATAACTGGCACGAGTTAAGGCTATTTATGTGGGACTACGTGGGGATTGTCCGTACAACCAAGCGCCTTGAACGCGCTTTACGACGCATCACCATGCTGCAACAGGAAATCGACGAGTATTACGCAAACTTCCGCGTATCCAATAACCTGCTCGAATTGCGTAACCTGGTACAGGTAGCTGAACTGATTGTGCGCTGCGCCATGATGCGTAAAGAGAGCCGCGGATTGCACTACACTCTGGATTACCCGGATCAGTTGGCCGAATCAGGCCCGTCGGTACTCTCCCCGGGTGC